One window of the Strigops habroptila isolate Jane unplaced genomic scaffold, bStrHab1.2.pri NW_022045593.1_ctg1, whole genome shotgun sequence genome contains the following:
- the TMEM8B gene encoding transmembrane protein 8B isoform X1 gives MVAGARRGCCGRAPRGSRGGGMGRCGGGQRLRPALPLLLLPLLLLPAPADGLFVTDYFTRTPRKLSPFRSFASIELFHFHIPEDTVIAVWNLITFKEQGGTFGDQCPDRSITVYFRSGAPSVINPLHTHFPRDTAVPGSFALTLTWTLPNRTTGVFNVTSPLPGDWFLAAHLPKDEGKISVKGLYEECQYLFQPQLIVQRLVNIAVLYPGYVTEQSMAPHNRSCLYKVFVPSYTSRVLVEVLRCHGAEGCPLWLRVRAKAPPLHNSTALDCREHDPCQLALDLPFWQHWYYVLVEKHPGVPGTISFQVTVQLTDCSQPSLARPPFLPSSASMNMPHSFGSAGGMALGDSPPPTSPNGTKHPVPITSPASERCWPIRPTLRNELDTFSVHFYIFFGPNVSVPPDRPAVFVINLLPVLDSGGVLNLELRLNVSSLCGENVTVFGCLNHEVPLTSSDNASVTCETESLAGFLLSVNATASLSRLRIPYPQTGSWYLSLRSLCATEHGFEPCTNVTAEVYLRTYLSPCINDCGIYGQCKLLRTNNYLYAACECKAGWNGWGCTDNSEAFSYGFQLLSTLLLCLSNVMFVPPVAIAVRSHYLLEAAVYIFTMFFSTFYHACDQPGIVVFCIMEYDVLQFCDFLGSLMSVWVTVIAMARLQPVVKQVLYLLGAMLLSMALQMDRHGLWNLLGPSLFALGIMAVAWTARTIRRRHCYPPTWKRWAFYLCPGALIAAAAVLLYAFVETEENYFYIHSIWHLLIAGSVGFLLPPRAKPSRRLGPLPRRKGCGYQLCVNEQEELGLVDPAVASINSICTS, from the exons ATGGGCTCTTTGTGACTGACTACTTCACCCGCACACCACGCAAGCTCAGCCCCTTCCGCTCCTTTGCCAGCATCGAGCTCTTCCACTTCCACATCCCTGAGGACACAGTCATTGCTGTCTGGAACCTCATCACCTTCAAGGAGCAGGGTGGCACCTTTGGGGACCAATGCCCAGATCGTAGCATCACCGT GTACTTCCGCTCAGGGGCTCCCTCCGTCATTAACCCACTGCACACGCACTTCCCCAGGGACACGGCTGTCCCTGGCTCCTTTGCACTGACTCTCACCTGGACCCTGCCCAACCGCACCACGGGGGTCTTCAATGTCACCAGCCCGCTGCCCGGGGACTGGTTCCTGGCTGCTCACCTGCCCAAAGATGAGGGCAAGATCTCTGTCAAG GGGCTCTACGAGGAGTGCCAGTACCTCTTCCAGCCACAGCTCATTGTGCAGCGCCTGGTGAACATCGCCGTGCTGTACCCTGGTTATGTCACTGAGCAGAGCATGGCCCCCCACAACCGCTCCTGCCTCTACAA GGTGTTTGTGCCAAGCTACACATCACGAGTGCTGGTGGAGGTGCTGCGGTGCCATGGGGCTGAGGGCTGCCCGCTCTGGCTGCGTGTGCGGGCCAAGGCTCCCCCCCTGCACAACTCCACAGCACTGGACTGCCGGGAGCACGATCCCTGCCAGCTGGCACTGGACCTGCCCTTCTGGCAGCACTGGTACTATGTGCTGGTGGAGAAACACCCTGGGGTGCCAGGCACCATCTCCTTCCAGGTCACCGTGCAGCTCACAG actgctcccagcccagcctggcccGGCCACCCTTCCTACCCTCCAGTGCTTCCATGAACATGCCCCACTCCTTCGGCTCTGCGGGTGGGATGGCGCTGGGGGACAGCCCTCCACCTACCAGCCCCAATGGCACGAAGCACCCAGTCCCCATCACCTCACCTGCCAGTGAGCGGTGCTGGCCCATCCGCCCCACGCTGCGCAATGAGCTGGACACCTTCTCCGTCCACTTCTACATCTTCTTTGGACCCAACGTGTCAGTGCCACCCGACCGCCCTGCTGTCTTCGTCATCAACCTCCTGCCGGTGCTGGACAGTGGTGGGGTGCTCAACCTGGAGCTGCGGCTCAATGTG AGCTCCCTGTGTGGCGAGAATGTGACGGTGTTTGGGTGTCTGAACCACGAAGTCCCACTGACGTCCAGTGACAACGCCTCAGTCACCTGCGAGACAG AGTCCCTGGCAGGCTTCCTGCTCTCCGTCAATGCCACAGCCAGCCTCAGCCGCCTGCGGATCCCCTACCCCCAGACAGGCAGCTGGTACCTGAGCCTGCGCTCGCTCTGTGCCACAGAGCATGG GTTTGAGCCCTGCACCAACGTGACAGCCGAGGTGTACCTGCGCACCTACCTCTCGCCCTGCATCAACGACTGTGGCATCTACGGCCAGTGCAAGCTGCTGCGCACCAACAACTACCTGTACGCTGCCTGCGAGTGCAAAGCTG GCTGGAATGGCTGGGGCTGCACAGACAACTCCGAGGCTTTCTCCTACggcttccagctcctctccacgctgctgctgtgcctcagcAATGTCATGTTCGTGCCTCCTGTGGCCATTGCTGTCCGCAGCCACTACCTCCTGGAAGCTGCTGTCTACATCTTTACCATGTTCTTCTCCACT TTTTACCACGCCTGTGACCAGCCCGGCATAGTAGTGTTCTGCATCATGGAGTATGATGTGCTGCAGTTCTGCGACTTCCTGGGCTCCCTCATGTCTGTCTGGGTCACCGTCATCGCTATGGCCCGGCTCCAGCCCGTGGTCAAGCAG GTGCTGTACCTGCTGGGGGCCATGCTGCTCTCCATGGCTCTGCAGATGGACCGCCATGGGCTCTGGAACCTGCTAGGGCCCAGCCTTTTCGCCTTGGGGATCATGGCTGTTGCCTGG ACAGCTCGCACCATCCGGCGCCGACACTGCTACCCACCAACCTGGAAGCGCTGGGCTTTCTACCTGTGCCCGGGAGCGCTGATCGCGGCGGCCGCTGTGCTGCTCTATGCCTTTGTGGAGACAGAGGAGAACTACTTCTACATCCACAGCATCTGGCACCTGCTCATCGCTGGCAGCGTTGGCTTCTTGCTGCCGCCCCGCGCCAAGCCCAGCAGGCGCCTGGGGCCACTGCCCCGGCGCAAGGGCTGTGGGTACCAGCTCTGTGTCAAtgaacaggaggagctggggcttGTTGACCCGGCCGTGGCCTCCATCAACAGCATTTGTACCAGCTGA
- the TMEM8B gene encoding transmembrane protein 8B isoform X3, translated as MAPHNRSCLYKVFVPSYTSRVLVEVLRCHGAEGCPLWLRVRAKAPPLHNSTALDCREHDPCQLALDLPFWQHWYYVLVEKHPGVPGTISFQVTVQLTDCSQPSLARPPFLPSSASMNMPHSFGSAGGMALGDSPPPTSPNGTKHPVPITSPASERCWPIRPTLRNELDTFSVHFYIFFGPNVSVPPDRPAVFVINLLPVLDSGGVLNLELRLNVSSLCGENVTVFGCLNHEVPLTSSDNASVTCETESLAGFLLSVNATASLSRLRIPYPQTGSWYLSLRSLCATEHGFEPCTNVTAEVYLRTYLSPCINDCGIYGQCKLLRTNNYLYAACECKAGWNGWGCTDNSEAFSYGFQLLSTLLLCLSNVMFVPPVAIAVRSHYLLEAAVYIFTMFFSTFYHACDQPGIVVFCIMEYDVLQFCDFLGSLMSVWVTVIAMARLQPVVKQVLYLLGAMLLSMALQMDRHGLWNLLGPSLFALGIMAVAWTARTIRRRHCYPPTWKRWAFYLCPGALIAAAAVLLYAFVETEENYFYIHSIWHLLIAGSVGFLLPPRAKPSRRLGPLPRRKGCGYQLCVNEQEELGLVDPAVASINSICTS; from the exons ATGGCCCCCCACAACCGCTCCTGCCTCTACAA GGTGTTTGTGCCAAGCTACACATCACGAGTGCTGGTGGAGGTGCTGCGGTGCCATGGGGCTGAGGGCTGCCCGCTCTGGCTGCGTGTGCGGGCCAAGGCTCCCCCCCTGCACAACTCCACAGCACTGGACTGCCGGGAGCACGATCCCTGCCAGCTGGCACTGGACCTGCCCTTCTGGCAGCACTGGTACTATGTGCTGGTGGAGAAACACCCTGGGGTGCCAGGCACCATCTCCTTCCAGGTCACCGTGCAGCTCACAG actgctcccagcccagcctggcccGGCCACCCTTCCTACCCTCCAGTGCTTCCATGAACATGCCCCACTCCTTCGGCTCTGCGGGTGGGATGGCGCTGGGGGACAGCCCTCCACCTACCAGCCCCAATGGCACGAAGCACCCAGTCCCCATCACCTCACCTGCCAGTGAGCGGTGCTGGCCCATCCGCCCCACGCTGCGCAATGAGCTGGACACCTTCTCCGTCCACTTCTACATCTTCTTTGGACCCAACGTGTCAGTGCCACCCGACCGCCCTGCTGTCTTCGTCATCAACCTCCTGCCGGTGCTGGACAGTGGTGGGGTGCTCAACCTGGAGCTGCGGCTCAATGTG AGCTCCCTGTGTGGCGAGAATGTGACGGTGTTTGGGTGTCTGAACCACGAAGTCCCACTGACGTCCAGTGACAACGCCTCAGTCACCTGCGAGACAG AGTCCCTGGCAGGCTTCCTGCTCTCCGTCAATGCCACAGCCAGCCTCAGCCGCCTGCGGATCCCCTACCCCCAGACAGGCAGCTGGTACCTGAGCCTGCGCTCGCTCTGTGCCACAGAGCATGG GTTTGAGCCCTGCACCAACGTGACAGCCGAGGTGTACCTGCGCACCTACCTCTCGCCCTGCATCAACGACTGTGGCATCTACGGCCAGTGCAAGCTGCTGCGCACCAACAACTACCTGTACGCTGCCTGCGAGTGCAAAGCTG GCTGGAATGGCTGGGGCTGCACAGACAACTCCGAGGCTTTCTCCTACggcttccagctcctctccacgctgctgctgtgcctcagcAATGTCATGTTCGTGCCTCCTGTGGCCATTGCTGTCCGCAGCCACTACCTCCTGGAAGCTGCTGTCTACATCTTTACCATGTTCTTCTCCACT TTTTACCACGCCTGTGACCAGCCCGGCATAGTAGTGTTCTGCATCATGGAGTATGATGTGCTGCAGTTCTGCGACTTCCTGGGCTCCCTCATGTCTGTCTGGGTCACCGTCATCGCTATGGCCCGGCTCCAGCCCGTGGTCAAGCAG GTGCTGTACCTGCTGGGGGCCATGCTGCTCTCCATGGCTCTGCAGATGGACCGCCATGGGCTCTGGAACCTGCTAGGGCCCAGCCTTTTCGCCTTGGGGATCATGGCTGTTGCCTGG ACAGCTCGCACCATCCGGCGCCGACACTGCTACCCACCAACCTGGAAGCGCTGGGCTTTCTACCTGTGCCCGGGAGCGCTGATCGCGGCGGCCGCTGTGCTGCTCTATGCCTTTGTGGAGACAGAGGAGAACTACTTCTACATCCACAGCATCTGGCACCTGCTCATCGCTGGCAGCGTTGGCTTCTTGCTGCCGCCCCGCGCCAAGCCCAGCAGGCGCCTGGGGCCACTGCCCCGGCGCAAGGGCTGTGGGTACCAGCTCTGTGTCAAtgaacaggaggagctggggcttGTTGACCCGGCCGTGGCCTCCATCAACAGCATTTGTACCAGCTGA
- the TMEM8B gene encoding transmembrane protein 8B isoform X2: MGRCGGGQRLRPALPLLLLPLLLLPAPADGLFVTDYFTRTPRKLSPFRSFASIELFHFHIPEDTVIAVWNLITFKEQGGTFGDQCPDRSITVYFRSGAPSVINPLHTHFPRDTAVPGSFALTLTWTLPNRTTGVFNVTSPLPGDWFLAAHLPKDEGKISVKGLYEECQYLFQPQLIVQRLVNIAVLYPGYVTEQSMAPHNRSCLYKVFVPSYTSRVLVEVLRCHGAEGCPLWLRVRAKAPPLHNSTALDCREHDPCQLALDLPFWQHWYYVLVEKHPGVPGTISFQVTVQLTDCSQPSLARPPFLPSSASMNMPHSFGSAGGMALGDSPPPTSPNGTKHPVPITSPASERCWPIRPTLRNELDTFSVHFYIFFGPNVSVPPDRPAVFVINLLPVLDSGGVLNLELRLNVSSLCGENVTVFGCLNHEVPLTSSDNASVTCETESLAGFLLSVNATASLSRLRIPYPQTGSWYLSLRSLCATEHGFEPCTNVTAEVYLRTYLSPCINDCGIYGQCKLLRTNNYLYAACECKAAPANALPTLSLATGWNGWGCTDNSEAFSYGFQLLSTLLLCLSNVMFVPPVAIAVRSHYLLEAAVYIFTMFFSTFYHACDQPGIVVFCIMEYDVLQFCDFLGSLMSVWVTVIAMARLQPVVKQVLYLLGAMLLSMALQMDRHGLWNLLGPSLFALGIMAVAWTARTIRRRHCYPPTWKRWAFYLCPGALIAAAAVLLYAFVETEENYFYIHSIWHLLIAGSVGFLLPPRAKPSRRLGPLPRRKGCGYQLCVNEQEELGLVDPAVASINSICTS; this comes from the exons ATGGGCTCTTTGTGACTGACTACTTCACCCGCACACCACGCAAGCTCAGCCCCTTCCGCTCCTTTGCCAGCATCGAGCTCTTCCACTTCCACATCCCTGAGGACACAGTCATTGCTGTCTGGAACCTCATCACCTTCAAGGAGCAGGGTGGCACCTTTGGGGACCAATGCCCAGATCGTAGCATCACCGT GTACTTCCGCTCAGGGGCTCCCTCCGTCATTAACCCACTGCACACGCACTTCCCCAGGGACACGGCTGTCCCTGGCTCCTTTGCACTGACTCTCACCTGGACCCTGCCCAACCGCACCACGGGGGTCTTCAATGTCACCAGCCCGCTGCCCGGGGACTGGTTCCTGGCTGCTCACCTGCCCAAAGATGAGGGCAAGATCTCTGTCAAG GGGCTCTACGAGGAGTGCCAGTACCTCTTCCAGCCACAGCTCATTGTGCAGCGCCTGGTGAACATCGCCGTGCTGTACCCTGGTTATGTCACTGAGCAGAGCATGGCCCCCCACAACCGCTCCTGCCTCTACAA GGTGTTTGTGCCAAGCTACACATCACGAGTGCTGGTGGAGGTGCTGCGGTGCCATGGGGCTGAGGGCTGCCCGCTCTGGCTGCGTGTGCGGGCCAAGGCTCCCCCCCTGCACAACTCCACAGCACTGGACTGCCGGGAGCACGATCCCTGCCAGCTGGCACTGGACCTGCCCTTCTGGCAGCACTGGTACTATGTGCTGGTGGAGAAACACCCTGGGGTGCCAGGCACCATCTCCTTCCAGGTCACCGTGCAGCTCACAG actgctcccagcccagcctggcccGGCCACCCTTCCTACCCTCCAGTGCTTCCATGAACATGCCCCACTCCTTCGGCTCTGCGGGTGGGATGGCGCTGGGGGACAGCCCTCCACCTACCAGCCCCAATGGCACGAAGCACCCAGTCCCCATCACCTCACCTGCCAGTGAGCGGTGCTGGCCCATCCGCCCCACGCTGCGCAATGAGCTGGACACCTTCTCCGTCCACTTCTACATCTTCTTTGGACCCAACGTGTCAGTGCCACCCGACCGCCCTGCTGTCTTCGTCATCAACCTCCTGCCGGTGCTGGACAGTGGTGGGGTGCTCAACCTGGAGCTGCGGCTCAATGTG AGCTCCCTGTGTGGCGAGAATGTGACGGTGTTTGGGTGTCTGAACCACGAAGTCCCACTGACGTCCAGTGACAACGCCTCAGTCACCTGCGAGACAG AGTCCCTGGCAGGCTTCCTGCTCTCCGTCAATGCCACAGCCAGCCTCAGCCGCCTGCGGATCCCCTACCCCCAGACAGGCAGCTGGTACCTGAGCCTGCGCTCGCTCTGTGCCACAGAGCATGG GTTTGAGCCCTGCACCAACGTGACAGCCGAGGTGTACCTGCGCACCTACCTCTCGCCCTGCATCAACGACTGTGGCATCTACGGCCAGTGCAAGCTGCTGCGCACCAACAACTACCTGTACGCTGCCTGCGAGTGCAAAGCTG cccctgcaAATGCTCTCCCAACACTTTCCCTGGCCACAGGCTGGAATGGCTGGGGCTGCACAGACAACTCCGAGGCTTTCTCCTACggcttccagctcctctccacgctgctgctgtgcctcagcAATGTCATGTTCGTGCCTCCTGTGGCCATTGCTGTCCGCAGCCACTACCTCCTGGAAGCTGCTGTCTACATCTTTACCATGTTCTTCTCCACT TTTTACCACGCCTGTGACCAGCCCGGCATAGTAGTGTTCTGCATCATGGAGTATGATGTGCTGCAGTTCTGCGACTTCCTGGGCTCCCTCATGTCTGTCTGGGTCACCGTCATCGCTATGGCCCGGCTCCAGCCCGTGGTCAAGCAG GTGCTGTACCTGCTGGGGGCCATGCTGCTCTCCATGGCTCTGCAGATGGACCGCCATGGGCTCTGGAACCTGCTAGGGCCCAGCCTTTTCGCCTTGGGGATCATGGCTGTTGCCTGG ACAGCTCGCACCATCCGGCGCCGACACTGCTACCCACCAACCTGGAAGCGCTGGGCTTTCTACCTGTGCCCGGGAGCGCTGATCGCGGCGGCCGCTGTGCTGCTCTATGCCTTTGTGGAGACAGAGGAGAACTACTTCTACATCCACAGCATCTGGCACCTGCTCATCGCTGGCAGCGTTGGCTTCTTGCTGCCGCCCCGCGCCAAGCCCAGCAGGCGCCTGGGGCCACTGCCCCGGCGCAAGGGCTGTGGGTACCAGCTCTGTGTCAAtgaacaggaggagctggggcttGTTGACCCGGCCGTGGCCTCCATCAACAGCATTTGTACCAGCTGA